From the Lysinibacillus fusiformis genome, the window TGACTATCCAACCTGGGATGGGGGCGGTATTCCTGCTCAATTGGAGGAAGAGATTTTGACGTTGGAGCATGAGGAGCAGCTCGAATATTTTGAGGATATTGTAGAAGACCTTTATCCGCTCCATAAAATTGGTGGCTATCCAAGCTTTTGTCAAAGTGGCATGGATTTTGGTGATGATGCACCGTTTGTCCTCCAAATTGCCTCGGATGCGAAAGCACATTTGAACATTGTGGATCATGGCCATTTTTATTTTTTCTACAATCCAACAACTCAGACTTGGCACGTCTATTGTGATTTCTACTAGTCTCTTTCCTGAATGGTCATCATGATTAATCGGTAAATCAGATATAAGCCGAGATACGCTCCGGTAATCAGAAATACAGGGTTTAAGAAAACTGCGTGAATCGTTGTCATAAAGACCGCATCCTCAAGAATAATGTTCGTTATAGCTGTAGCGGCAATCGTGCTAAACAGGATTGCCGCAATGACACCTAGTATGTTGAAAAGAAGGCGAAAGATTGCCCCTTTTTGCTGAAGATACACCATAAGGCTTGGGATTCCAATCGTGGCAACCAGCATGAAAATTGTCATAACATCACATCCTTTCTTTCAGATTGCCCTTGTTCGCTCATGCATAAACATAGAAAACGATAGGAGGGAAACATAATGCGATGGCAAGATGGAGAGATAAAAAGAACAAGGAAGGTGAAAAAAGTGGAGCATA encodes:
- a CDS encoding transposase, translating into MTIFMLVATIGIPSLMVYLQQKGAIFRLLFNILGVIAAILFSTIAATAITNIILEDAVFMTTIHAVFLNPVFLITGAYLGLYLIYRLIMMTIQERD